One genomic region from Cellulomonas fengjieae encodes:
- a CDS encoding helix-turn-helix transcriptional regulator: protein MRNDIRRLREEAGLSQAALADALAVSRQTVNSLENGRYDPSLPLAFAVARYFRTTIEEIFHDDA from the coding sequence ATGAGGAACGACATCCGGCGCCTGCGCGAGGAGGCCGGGCTCTCGCAGGCGGCGCTCGCCGACGCGCTCGCCGTCTCCCGGCAGACCGTCAACTCGCTGGAGAACGGCCGCTACGACCCCTCCCTGCCGCTCGCGTTCGCGGTGGCCCGCTACTTCCGCACGACGATCGAGGAGATCTTCCATGACGACGCCTGA
- a CDS encoding DUF202 domain-containing protein, with product MSAPPPPTLAAERTHLAWRRTAIGLVAGGLAASHLLQEFVGLAAWSLAATAAVVAVALAVVSHGRHLADGAVPPGGRLVAASAAGVLLLGIAAVAFVVLHGP from the coding sequence GTGAGCGCCCCGCCACCGCCCACCCTCGCCGCGGAGCGGACCCACCTGGCGTGGCGACGCACCGCGATCGGACTCGTCGCCGGCGGGCTGGCAGCCTCGCACCTGCTCCAGGAGTTCGTCGGACTGGCCGCGTGGAGCCTCGCCGCGACGGCCGCCGTCGTGGCGGTCGCCCTGGCGGTGGTCTCGCACGGACGCCACCTCGCCGACGGTGCGGTGCCTCCGGGCGGCCGGCTCGTGGCCGCCAGCGCGGCCGGCGTGCTGCTTCTCGGGATCGCCGCCGTCGCGTTCGTCGTGCTGCACGGCCCCTGA
- a CDS encoding lipoyl protein ligase domain-containing protein, translated as MHGEYKVPGGKLVAVDLDVVDGLLSDVSVSGDFFLDPDEALAVLSSALVGQPHDAPVSALMGAVTAALDRQEQPVTMVGFDAHALAVAVRRALGYSTAWSDHTFELIHPGPLPPALHAALDQVLTEELAAGRRGPTLRFWEWVEPAVIIGSFQSLRNEVDLEAAQRYGITVVRRISGGGAMFMEAGNCITFSLVVPASLVDGMTFEDSYAFLNQWVLGALADVGVDAFTSGLNDIASPAGKLAGSAQKRMVGGAVLHHVTMSYDIDAAKMLEVLRIGREKLSDKGTASAAKRVDPVRSQTQLPREAVIAAFADHFRALYPTVDGDLRPEELARATELMRTKFTDPGWTARVP; from the coding sequence GTGCATGGTGAGTACAAGGTCCCGGGCGGCAAGCTCGTCGCGGTCGACCTGGACGTGGTGGACGGGCTGCTGAGCGACGTCAGCGTGAGCGGTGACTTCTTCCTCGACCCGGACGAGGCGCTCGCGGTCCTGTCGTCGGCGCTCGTGGGACAGCCGCACGACGCCCCGGTGAGCGCCCTGATGGGCGCCGTGACCGCCGCGCTGGACCGCCAGGAGCAGCCGGTGACCATGGTCGGGTTCGACGCGCACGCGCTCGCGGTCGCCGTGCGACGCGCGCTCGGGTACTCCACTGCCTGGAGCGACCACACCTTCGAGCTGATCCACCCCGGCCCGTTGCCACCGGCCCTGCACGCCGCCCTCGACCAGGTGCTGACCGAGGAGCTCGCGGCCGGACGCCGCGGTCCCACGCTGCGGTTCTGGGAGTGGGTCGAGCCGGCCGTGATCATCGGCTCGTTCCAGTCGCTGCGCAACGAGGTGGACCTCGAGGCGGCGCAGCGGTACGGCATCACCGTCGTGCGCCGGATCTCCGGCGGCGGCGCGATGTTCATGGAGGCCGGCAACTGCATCACGTTCTCGCTCGTCGTCCCGGCGTCACTGGTGGACGGGATGACCTTCGAGGACTCCTACGCGTTCCTCAACCAGTGGGTGCTGGGCGCCCTCGCGGACGTCGGCGTGGACGCGTTCACCAGCGGCCTGAACGACATCGCCTCGCCCGCGGGCAAGCTGGCGGGCTCGGCGCAGAAGCGCATGGTCGGCGGCGCCGTGCTGCACCACGTGACCATGTCCTACGACATCGACGCGGCCAAGATGCTCGAGGTGCTGCGGATCGGGCGCGAGAAGCTCTCCGACAAGGGGACGGCCAGCGCGGCCAAGCGGGTGGACCCGGTGCGCTCGCAGACACAGCTACCGCGCGAGGCCGTGATCGCGGCGTTCGCCGACCACTTCCGCGCGCTGTACCCGACGGTGGACGGCGACCTGCGCCCCGAGGAGCTGGCGCGGGCGACGGAGCTGATGCGGACCAAGTTCACCGATCCGGGTTGGACCGCGCGCGTGCCCTGA
- a CDS encoding CPBP family intramembrane glutamic endopeptidase, with the protein MDTLDTLRDLDVPTLTTLVLVALVLVLVATDPLIGRRQHAALVAGMAAAPDADTRDGILRRFYRSWTRQGWLSGAVALAAVLLLPGIGLSDLGLRLPDLGAMTPDAGDHVASTVVGAVVGLALGAGILALVHRRMPLRPRQPVAAVDAMMPVTPAARRGWAGLSLSAGVTEEITYRGLVVLALAVAVPDLPHAGVVVVAALLFGFAHWYQGWLGMVLTGALGAAFTQLYLVTGSILLLMVLHVLIDLRPLLVRPAPAARAEAR; encoded by the coding sequence GTGGACACCCTCGACACCCTGCGGGACCTCGACGTCCCGACCCTGACCACCCTGGTCCTCGTCGCCCTGGTCCTCGTCCTCGTCGCGACGGACCCGCTGATCGGGCGCCGCCAGCACGCCGCGCTCGTCGCGGGGATGGCCGCGGCGCCGGACGCCGACACCCGCGACGGCATCCTGCGCCGGTTCTACCGCAGCTGGACCCGGCAGGGCTGGCTCAGCGGCGCCGTCGCCCTCGCCGCGGTCCTGCTCCTGCCGGGGATCGGGCTCTCCGACCTGGGCCTGCGGCTGCCCGACCTGGGGGCCATGACGCCCGACGCCGGTGACCACGTCGCGAGCACCGTGGTCGGAGCGGTCGTCGGGTTGGCGCTCGGTGCGGGCATCCTCGCGCTCGTCCACCGGCGGATGCCCCTGCGGCCCCGGCAGCCGGTCGCCGCGGTGGACGCCATGATGCCCGTGACGCCCGCTGCTCGTCGCGGATGGGCCGGCCTGTCGCTCTCCGCCGGCGTCACCGAGGAGATCACCTACCGCGGCCTGGTCGTGCTCGCCCTCGCCGTGGCCGTTCCCGACCTGCCGCACGCCGGGGTCGTGGTCGTCGCCGCGCTGCTGTTCGGGTTCGCACACTGGTACCAGGGCTGGCTCGGCATGGTCCTGACCGGGGCGCTCGGCGCCGCCTTCACCCAGCTCTACCTGGTGACGGGCAGCATCCTCCTGCTCATGGTGCTGCACGTGCTGATCGATCTGCGCCCGCTGCTGGTGCGGCCCGCACCGGCCGCGCGGGCGGAGGCCCGATGA
- the ybaK gene encoding Cys-tRNA(Pro) deacylase, whose product MAKKEHAGTPALVALTAAGVPYTAHPYTHDPHSTLGYGLEAAAALGFPPEQVFKTLMTLVDGTLTVAVVPVTGQLDLKALAHAVGGRKAAMAPKPDAERATGYVVGGISPFGQKTPHPTVVDETVWLFDTVLVSAGRRGLDVELSPDDLVRLTAATVADIARTTA is encoded by the coding sequence GTGGCGAAGAAGGAGCACGCCGGCACCCCCGCGCTGGTCGCACTGACCGCGGCGGGCGTCCCGTACACGGCGCACCCGTACACGCACGACCCGCACAGCACCCTCGGTTACGGACTGGAGGCGGCGGCCGCCCTCGGCTTCCCGCCCGAGCAGGTGTTCAAGACCCTGATGACGCTGGTGGACGGCACGCTCACGGTCGCGGTGGTGCCGGTGACGGGGCAGCTGGACCTCAAGGCGCTGGCGCACGCCGTGGGCGGCCGGAAGGCGGCCATGGCGCCCAAGCCGGACGCCGAGCGCGCCACCGGCTACGTGGTCGGCGGGATCTCGCCGTTCGGCCAGAAGACGCCGCACCCGACGGTCGTCGACGAGACCGTGTGGCTGTTCGACACCGTCCTGGTCTCGGCCGGCCGGCGCGGGCTCGACGTCGAGCTCTCGCCCGACGACCTCGTCCGCCTCACGGCGGCGACGGTGGCGGACATCGCGCGGACGACCGCGTGA
- a CDS encoding YidH family protein: MSDERRFPRWVYGTGTDPDARFALANERTFLAWIRTSLALLAAGVALEALDLPVQADLRFAAALVLVGLGVLAPVLAWVGWARAERAIRRSSSLPAPSAFGLLVVGVCVAGGLVLVGLAVA; this comes from the coding sequence ATGAGCGACGAGCGCCGGTTCCCGCGCTGGGTCTACGGCACGGGGACGGACCCCGACGCCCGGTTCGCGCTGGCCAACGAGCGGACGTTCCTGGCCTGGATCCGCACGTCGCTGGCCCTGCTGGCCGCCGGGGTGGCCCTGGAGGCCCTCGACCTGCCGGTGCAGGCCGACCTGCGGTTCGCGGCCGCGCTGGTGCTCGTCGGGCTCGGCGTCCTGGCGCCGGTGCTGGCCTGGGTCGGCTGGGCCCGGGCCGAGCGCGCGATCCGGCGCAGCTCCTCGCTGCCCGCACCGTCCGCGTTCGGCCTGCTGGTGGTCGGTGTGTGCGTCGCGGGCGGGCTCGTGCTCGTCGGGTTGGCCGTGGCGTGA
- a CDS encoding YccF domain-containing protein has protein sequence MKTLLNIIWLVLAGFWLALGYVVAGIICCVLIVTIPFGIASFRMASYALWPFGRTVVDKPTAGALSVIGNIIWLVVAGWWLALMHIVTGIAEAVTIVGIPLALANWKMVPISLFPLGKQIVPSDRIMAAYGQ, from the coding sequence GTGAAGACGCTGCTCAACATCATCTGGCTCGTGCTCGCCGGCTTCTGGCTGGCCCTGGGCTACGTCGTCGCCGGGATCATCTGCTGCGTCCTCATCGTCACCATCCCGTTCGGCATCGCGTCGTTCCGCATGGCCAGCTACGCGCTGTGGCCGTTCGGGCGCACGGTGGTCGACAAGCCGACCGCCGGCGCGCTGTCCGTGATCGGCAACATCATCTGGCTCGTCGTGGCGGGGTGGTGGCTGGCTCTCATGCACATCGTCACCGGCATCGCGGAGGCCGTCACCATCGTGGGCATCCCGCTGGCCCTGGCCAACTGGAAGATGGTGCCCATCTCGCTGTTCCCGCTGGGCAAGCAGATCGTGCCGTCCGACCGGATCATGGCGGCCTACGGGCAGTGA
- a CDS encoding YggS family pyridoxal phosphate-dependent enzyme has translation MIAERLARVRLRVAVAAQEAGRDPRDVRLLLATKTQPADLVREALAADARARADDPAATALLVGENRVQELVAKGPELAGFADVHLIGPLQSNKVNAALRWASCIESLASLDLAQRLSARTTGPLDVYVQVNVSGEPTKHGVAPEQAVELATAVAALPRLRVAGLMTVGARSADPAVVRSGYALLRGLRDELVASGTRTATELSMGMSGDLELAVAEGATLVRVGSAVFGPRPT, from the coding sequence GTGATCGCCGAGCGCCTCGCGCGCGTGCGGCTCCGCGTCGCCGTGGCCGCGCAGGAGGCCGGCCGGGACCCGCGCGACGTGCGGCTGCTGCTCGCGACGAAGACGCAGCCGGCCGACCTGGTCCGCGAGGCGCTCGCCGCGGACGCCCGCGCCCGGGCCGACGACCCCGCGGCGACCGCCCTCCTGGTGGGCGAGAACCGCGTGCAGGAGCTCGTCGCCAAGGGGCCGGAGCTCGCCGGCTTCGCCGACGTCCACCTGATCGGCCCGCTGCAGTCCAACAAGGTGAACGCCGCCCTGCGCTGGGCGTCGTGCATCGAGTCGCTGGCGTCCCTGGACCTGGCGCAGCGGCTGTCGGCCCGCACGACCGGCCCGCTGGACGTGTACGTCCAGGTGAACGTGTCCGGCGAGCCGACCAAGCACGGCGTGGCCCCCGAGCAGGCCGTGGAGCTCGCCACCGCTGTCGCCGCCCTGCCGCGGCTGCGCGTCGCGGGGCTCATGACGGTCGGTGCGCGGTCCGCCGACCCCGCCGTCGTACGGTCCGGCTATGCGCTCCTGCGCGGTCTGCGCGACGAGCTGGTGGCGTCCGGGACCCGGACCGCGACCGAGCTCTCGATGGGGATGAGCGGGGACCTCGAGCTCGCGGTCGCGGAGGGGGCGACCCTCGTCCGCGTCGGCAGCGCGGTCTTCGGGCCGCGGCCCACCTGA
- a CDS encoding DEAD/DEAH box helicase: MSTPNLADRIPADPTDPDALYEAFTGWADDQGLTLYPHQDEALLELVTGAHVILSTPTGSGKSLVAVAAHFVALAQGRRTYYTAPLKALVSEKFFALVEAFGSANVGMMTGDSAVNPGAPIICCTAEILANVALRDGDGADVGQVVMDEFHFYADPQRGWAWQVPLLELNHVQFVLMSATLGDVGFFAEDLTRRTHQPVAVIANAERPVPLTFSYAIEPLHELLDELVKTRRAPVYVVHFTQKEAVERAQSLMSTPLASREQRDRIADEIAGFRFGPGFGRTLNRLLRHGVGVHHAGMLPKYRRVVERLTQKGLLPVVCGTDTLGVGINVPIRTVLLTSLVKYDGIRMRHLSAREFHQIAGRAGRAGFDTVGEVIVLAPEHVIENRKLLEKAGDDPRKLRKIIRKKAPEGHVNWTDKTYERLRDAPPEPLTSSFAVSHAMVLHVLARDGDPVAAMTKLLTDNHEPEGARGRHVRRAIAVYRSLRAAGVVERPWVEDPTAPHGRRRAVQLTAELAPNFALNQALSPFAYAALDLLDREDPAYAHDVVSVIEATLDDPRQVLSAQENRARGEAVAQMKADGLEYDQRMALLEDVGYPKPLAELLEAMFVTYRQTNPWVADLALSPKSVVRDMHERAMSFAEYVAYYQLDRTEGVLLRYLADAYRALRQTVPEEARTEELWELIEWLGDLVRRTDSSLLDEWERLSNPLEERGAAALGGMDSGIDEDVPEPITANPRVFRALVRGALFRRVELAAREYYGGLAQLGDLDADGEPWDADRWRTALDPFYDDHDEILTGAPARGPALFQVTPGRGTWHVRQLLDDPEGDHDWRIDAVVDLAGSDETGEVQLRIVAVGPLGDLTA; the protein is encoded by the coding sequence CGCATCCCCGCAGACCCCACCGATCCCGACGCCCTGTACGAGGCCTTCACCGGCTGGGCCGACGACCAGGGGCTCACGCTCTACCCGCACCAGGACGAGGCGCTGCTCGAGCTGGTGACCGGCGCGCACGTGATCCTGTCGACGCCCACCGGGTCCGGGAAGTCGCTCGTCGCCGTCGCCGCGCACTTCGTGGCGCTCGCCCAGGGCCGCAGGACGTACTACACGGCCCCGCTCAAGGCGCTGGTCAGCGAGAAGTTCTTCGCCCTCGTCGAGGCGTTCGGCTCCGCCAACGTCGGCATGATGACGGGCGACTCGGCGGTCAACCCGGGCGCCCCGATCATCTGCTGCACGGCCGAGATCCTGGCCAACGTGGCCCTGCGCGACGGCGACGGCGCCGACGTGGGCCAGGTCGTCATGGACGAGTTCCACTTCTACGCCGACCCCCAGCGCGGCTGGGCGTGGCAGGTGCCGCTGCTGGAGCTGAACCACGTCCAGTTCGTGCTGATGTCCGCCACGCTGGGCGACGTCGGCTTCTTCGCCGAGGACCTCACCCGCCGGACGCACCAGCCGGTCGCCGTCATCGCGAACGCCGAGCGCCCCGTGCCGCTGACGTTCTCCTACGCCATCGAGCCTCTGCACGAGCTGCTGGACGAGCTGGTCAAGACCCGTCGCGCCCCCGTCTACGTGGTGCACTTCACGCAGAAGGAGGCCGTCGAGCGGGCGCAGTCGCTCATGTCGACGCCGCTGGCCAGCCGCGAGCAGCGGGACCGCATCGCCGACGAGATCGCGGGGTTCCGCTTCGGTCCGGGCTTCGGCCGGACGCTCAACCGGCTGCTGCGGCACGGGGTCGGCGTGCACCACGCGGGGATGCTGCCCAAGTACCGCCGGGTGGTCGAGCGGCTGACGCAGAAGGGCCTGCTGCCGGTGGTCTGCGGCACCGACACGCTCGGCGTCGGCATCAACGTCCCCATCCGGACGGTGCTGCTGACCAGCCTGGTGAAGTATGACGGCATCCGCATGCGGCACCTGTCCGCGCGCGAGTTCCACCAGATCGCCGGGCGGGCCGGCCGCGCCGGGTTCGACACCGTCGGCGAGGTCATCGTCCTGGCCCCGGAGCACGTCATCGAGAACCGCAAGCTCCTCGAGAAGGCCGGCGACGACCCGCGCAAGCTGCGCAAGATCATCCGCAAGAAGGCACCCGAGGGTCACGTCAACTGGACCGACAAGACGTACGAGCGACTGCGTGACGCCCCGCCCGAGCCGTTGACCAGCAGCTTCGCCGTCTCGCACGCGATGGTGCTGCACGTGCTGGCGCGCGACGGCGACCCGGTGGCGGCCATGACCAAGCTCCTTACCGACAACCACGAGCCCGAGGGCGCTCGGGGCCGGCACGTGCGGCGCGCCATCGCGGTCTACCGGTCGCTGCGCGCCGCGGGCGTCGTCGAGCGCCCCTGGGTCGAGGACCCGACCGCGCCGCACGGCCGCCGCCGCGCCGTGCAGCTGACCGCCGAGCTGGCGCCGAACTTCGCCCTCAACCAGGCGCTGTCGCCGTTCGCGTACGCCGCCCTCGACCTGCTGGACCGGGAGGACCCGGCCTACGCGCACGACGTCGTCTCGGTCATCGAGGCCACTCTCGACGACCCGCGCCAGGTGCTGTCGGCGCAGGAGAACCGCGCCCGTGGCGAGGCCGTCGCGCAGATGAAGGCCGACGGGCTCGAGTACGACCAGCGGATGGCCCTGCTCGAGGACGTCGGCTACCCGAAGCCGCTCGCGGAGCTGCTCGAGGCCATGTTCGTGACGTACCGGCAGACCAACCCGTGGGTGGCCGACCTGGCCCTGTCCCCCAAGTCCGTGGTCCGCGACATGCACGAGCGGGCGATGAGCTTCGCCGAGTACGTCGCCTACTACCAGCTCGACCGCACCGAGGGCGTGCTGCTGCGCTACCTCGCCGACGCCTACCGGGCCTTGCGCCAGACGGTCCCCGAAGAGGCGCGCACCGAGGAGCTGTGGGAGCTCATCGAGTGGCTGGGCGACCTGGTCCGGCGCACCGACTCGAGCCTGCTCGACGAGTGGGAGCGGCTCAGCAACCCCCTGGAGGAACGAGGTGCCGCCGCACTGGGTGGGATGGATAGCGGGATCGACGAGGACGTCCCCGAGCCGATCACCGCCAACCCGCGGGTGTTCCGCGCGCTCGTGCGCGGTGCCCTGTTCCGCCGGGTCGAGCTCGCCGCCCGGGAGTACTACGGCGGTCTGGCCCAGCTGGGTGACCTCGACGCGGACGGTGAGCCGTGGGACGCCGACCGGTGGCGCACCGCGCTCGACCCCTTCTACGACGACCACGACGAGATCCTCACGGGCGCCCCCGCCCGCGGGCCGGCCCTGTTCCAGGTGACCCCGGGCCGCGGGACGTGGCACGTGCGCCAGCTCCTGGACGACCCCGAGGGCGACCACGACTGGCGCATCGACGCCGTCGTGGACCTGGCGGGGTCCGACGAGACCGGCGAGGTCCAGCTGCGGATCGTGGCCGTCGGCCCCCTGGGGGACCTCACCGCCTGA